The DNA region CGCGTCCATCGACCGGGTCGACTTCCGGCAGCCCATCTACGCGGGCGAACTGGTCACCTGCCACGCGCGGGTGAACTACGTGGGCCGCACGTCCATGGAGGTGGGCGTGAAGGTGGTCGCCGAGAACCTGCTCACCGAGGTGCGGCGTCACACCAACACCTGCTACCTGACGTTCGTGGCGATCGACGAGAATCACCGGCCCACCCGCGTGCCACCGCTGGACCTGGTCGATGACGACGCGCGCCGCCGCTTCGACGAGGGCCAGCTGCGACGCCGGA from Gemmatimonadota bacterium includes:
- a CDS encoding acyl-CoA thioesterase, with the protein product MMPNQVNNLGHVFGGVVLSMVDRTAAVSAMRHAGSPCVTASIDRVDFRQPIYAGELVTCHARVNYVGRTSMEVGVKVVAENLLTEVRRHTNTCYLTFVAIDENHRPTRVPPLDLVDDDARRRFDEGQLRRRTRLKLLERLGQSED